One Prinia subflava isolate CZ2003 ecotype Zambia chromosome 9, Cam_Psub_1.2, whole genome shotgun sequence DNA segment encodes these proteins:
- the FAM149B1 gene encoding primary cilium assembly protein FAM149B1 isoform X2 encodes MVPGFPGFLSTGPARRRCDNAIKSLQGLPKYALKHHPLPEPQAQMCSATPTAEDLGHTRELGIHKELDDHGDPRTASQGCADTSTEDSSVFSWGYDEFDQAATQQVQQMFRQIDELLYEQKEDVHLEGLREECHQWSSSFPHLRVLGKQVVMPTDEGYGWYSSSPSGSLAPSDVSSAQDKDSDEFSVLGKKVPLVVAPAHKKANPSKPATLCSSESEEGEEEVILSEGIVEEYLAFDHRDVEEELHERKMGLSSGRKLGFPPVSPRSCLKDSVLTFVFDDVWSEVLVCMEELICRHWEGSASDDEKNIITVETLRADARSPLQLDPLPALLPRVPHTKVPSVTSNLCPKPRGGRKSKKRRKTPQVSVSQGLSSGSQHNLNGLMVIHGIQLHQRNLPVVEKTLDLDDKQPGSSSLLSTRTWPSRPLELSTSSLPRCTRRRNAPPRTLRPIGTPRSGDSCSRLLSAQEQLSSPSPLLLNRNQPLPPIATSTGAERGSTAGAQKQTKPRGNSSRAHSVTTQEDTQQQLQEQLSLPDPFSRPNTTSTSSPHPQHRRSCTVIDYSNQSWTRRGSTSSGVPPRGSVKAHGRSGSGTKSKQRH; translated from the exons ATGGTTCCCGGATTCCCGGGGTTCCTGAGCACCGGTCCCGCCAGACGCCGGTGTGACAACGCGATTAAATCCCT acaaggACTCCCAAAATATGCCTTGAAGCATCACCCACTGCCAGAGCCACAGGCTCAGATGTGCTCAGCCACACCCACGGCTGAAGACCTCGGCCACACCAG GGAGTTGGGAATCCACAAGGAATTGGATGATCATGGGGATCCACGGACTGCCAGTCAGGGTTGTGCTGACACCTCCACAGAAGACAGCTCAGTCTTCTCTTGGGGCTATGAC GAATTTGACCAAGCTGCCACACAGCAAGTTCAGCAGATGTTCAGACAAATTGATGAGCTTCTGTATGAGCAGAAAGAAGATGTTCATCTTGAGGGACTGCGGGAAGAATGCCACCAGTGGTCCTCCAGCTTTCCTCATCTCAG GGTGCTGGGGAAGCAGGTGGTGATGCCCACAGATGAAGGGTACGGATGGTACTCGAGCTCCCCCTCGGGCAGTTTGGCTCCCTCAGATGTAAGCTCAGCACAGGACAAGGACTCTGATGA ATTTAGTGTTTTGGGCAAGAAGGTGCCTCTTGTTGTTGCTCCTGCTCACAAAAAGGCCAATCCTTCCAAGCCTGCCACCTTGTGTTCCTCAGAGAGTgaagaaggggaggaggaagtcATTCTCTCTGAAGGCATAGTGGAGGAATATTTGGCATTTGACCACAGAGATGT ggaggaggagctgcatgAGAGGAAAATGGGACTGTCCTCTGGCAGGAAATTGGGATTTCCTCCTGTGTCTCCCCGTTCCTGCCTGAAGGATTCCGTGCTCACGTTTGTGTTTGATGATGTGTGGAGTGAAGTCCTGGTCTGCATGGAAGAATTGAtctgcaggcactgggaagGGTCAGCCTCTG ATGATGAGAAAAATATCATCACAGTAGAAACGCTCCGAGCAGACGCCAGGAGCCCATTGCAGTTGGATCCTCTGCCAGCACTGTTACCTCGGGTGCCACACACGAAGGTGCCCTCGGTGACATCAAATCTG TGCCCAAAACCCAGAGGTGGCCGCAAAAgcaaaaagaggagaaaaacaccTCAA gtgAGTGTCTCTCAAGGGTTGAGTAGTGGTTCTCAGCATAACCTGAATGGCTTGATGGTGATCCATGGGATCCAGTTACACCAAAGGAACCTGCCTGTAGTGGAGAAAACACT GGACCTGGACGACAAACAGCCAGGCTCGAGTTCCCTCCTGTCTACCCGGACGTGGCCAAGCCGTCCCCTGGAGCTCAGCACGTCGTCCCTGCCCCGCTGCACCAGGAGGAGGAACGCCCCGCCACGCACCCTGCGCCCCATCGGGACCCCGCGCTCCGGGGACAGCTGCAGCCGCCT CCTGAgtgcacaggagcagctgagctcaccctccccactgctgctgaacAGAAATCAGCCCCTGCCACCCATTGCCACCAGCACCGGGGCAGAGCGTGGGAGCACCGCAGGAGCCCAGAAGCAAACG AAACCTCGGGGGAACTCGAGCCGTGCTCACAGTGTCACGACACAAGAGGacactcagcagcagctccaggagcagctgtccTTACCTGATCCCTTCTCCAGGCCTAACACAACCAGCACATCCTCG ccccatccccagcaccGCCGTTCTTGCACTGTTATTGATTACAGTAATCAATCCTGGACAAGGAGAGGATCCACAAGTTCAG GTGTTCCACCACGTGGCTCTGTGAAAGCCCACGGCCGAAGTGGATCAGGCACAAAGAGCAAACAGAGGCACTGA
- the FAM149B1 gene encoding primary cilium assembly protein FAM149B1 isoform X1, with protein MVPGFPGFLSTGPARRRCDNAIKSLQGLPKYALKHHPLPEPQAQMCSATPTAEDLGHTRELGIHKELDDHGDPRTASQGCADTSTEDSSVFSWGYDEFDQAATQQVQQMFRQIDELLYEQKEDVHLEGLREECHQWSSSFPHLRVLGKQVVMPTDEGYGWYSSSPSGSLAPSDVSSAQDKDSDEFSVLGKKVPLVVAPAHKKANPSKPATLCSSESEEGEEEVILSEGIVEEYLAFDHRDVEEELHERKMGLSSGRKLGFPPVSPRSCLKDSVLTFVFDDVWSEVLVCMEELICRHWEGSASDDEKNIITVETLRADARSPLQLDPLPALLPRVPHTKVPSVTSNLCPKPRGGRKSKKRRKTPQVSVSQGLSSGSQHNLNGLMVIHGIQLHQRNLPVVEKTLDLDDKQPGSSSLLSTRTWPSRPLELSTSSLPRCTRRRNAPPRTLRPIGTPRSGDSCSRLCVPRAASPCSLSAQEQLSSPSPLLLNRNQPLPPIATSTGAERGSTAGAQKQTKPRGNSSRAHSVTTQEDTQQQLQEQLSLPDPFSRPNTTSTSSPHPQHRRSCTVIDYSNQSWTRRGSTSSGVPPRGSVKAHGRSGSGTKSKQRH; from the exons ATGGTTCCCGGATTCCCGGGGTTCCTGAGCACCGGTCCCGCCAGACGCCGGTGTGACAACGCGATTAAATCCCT acaaggACTCCCAAAATATGCCTTGAAGCATCACCCACTGCCAGAGCCACAGGCTCAGATGTGCTCAGCCACACCCACGGCTGAAGACCTCGGCCACACCAG GGAGTTGGGAATCCACAAGGAATTGGATGATCATGGGGATCCACGGACTGCCAGTCAGGGTTGTGCTGACACCTCCACAGAAGACAGCTCAGTCTTCTCTTGGGGCTATGAC GAATTTGACCAAGCTGCCACACAGCAAGTTCAGCAGATGTTCAGACAAATTGATGAGCTTCTGTATGAGCAGAAAGAAGATGTTCATCTTGAGGGACTGCGGGAAGAATGCCACCAGTGGTCCTCCAGCTTTCCTCATCTCAG GGTGCTGGGGAAGCAGGTGGTGATGCCCACAGATGAAGGGTACGGATGGTACTCGAGCTCCCCCTCGGGCAGTTTGGCTCCCTCAGATGTAAGCTCAGCACAGGACAAGGACTCTGATGA ATTTAGTGTTTTGGGCAAGAAGGTGCCTCTTGTTGTTGCTCCTGCTCACAAAAAGGCCAATCCTTCCAAGCCTGCCACCTTGTGTTCCTCAGAGAGTgaagaaggggaggaggaagtcATTCTCTCTGAAGGCATAGTGGAGGAATATTTGGCATTTGACCACAGAGATGT ggaggaggagctgcatgAGAGGAAAATGGGACTGTCCTCTGGCAGGAAATTGGGATTTCCTCCTGTGTCTCCCCGTTCCTGCCTGAAGGATTCCGTGCTCACGTTTGTGTTTGATGATGTGTGGAGTGAAGTCCTGGTCTGCATGGAAGAATTGAtctgcaggcactgggaagGGTCAGCCTCTG ATGATGAGAAAAATATCATCACAGTAGAAACGCTCCGAGCAGACGCCAGGAGCCCATTGCAGTTGGATCCTCTGCCAGCACTGTTACCTCGGGTGCCACACACGAAGGTGCCCTCGGTGACATCAAATCTG TGCCCAAAACCCAGAGGTGGCCGCAAAAgcaaaaagaggagaaaaacaccTCAA gtgAGTGTCTCTCAAGGGTTGAGTAGTGGTTCTCAGCATAACCTGAATGGCTTGATGGTGATCCATGGGATCCAGTTACACCAAAGGAACCTGCCTGTAGTGGAGAAAACACT GGACCTGGACGACAAACAGCCAGGCTCGAGTTCCCTCCTGTCTACCCGGACGTGGCCAAGCCGTCCCCTGGAGCTCAGCACGTCGTCCCTGCCCCGCTGCACCAGGAGGAGGAACGCCCCGCCACGCACCCTGCGCCCCATCGGGACCCCGCGCTCCGGGGACAGCTGCAGCCGCCTGTGCgtccccagagcagcctctccctgcag CCTGAgtgcacaggagcagctgagctcaccctccccactgctgctgaacAGAAATCAGCCCCTGCCACCCATTGCCACCAGCACCGGGGCAGAGCGTGGGAGCACCGCAGGAGCCCAGAAGCAAACG AAACCTCGGGGGAACTCGAGCCGTGCTCACAGTGTCACGACACAAGAGGacactcagcagcagctccaggagcagctgtccTTACCTGATCCCTTCTCCAGGCCTAACACAACCAGCACATCCTCG ccccatccccagcaccGCCGTTCTTGCACTGTTATTGATTACAGTAATCAATCCTGGACAAGGAGAGGATCCACAAGTTCAG GTGTTCCACCACGTGGCTCTGTGAAAGCCCACGGCCGAAGTGGATCAGGCACAAAGAGCAAACAGAGGCACTGA
- the FAM149B1 gene encoding primary cilium assembly protein FAM149B1 isoform X5, which yields MISRYARRAVQAQGLPKYALKHHPLPEPQAQMCSATPTAEDLGHTRELGIHKELDDHGDPRTASQGCADTSTEDSSVFSWGYDEFDQAATQQVQQMFRQIDELLYEQKEDVHLEGLREECHQWSSSFPHLRVLGKQVVMPTDEGYGWYSSSPSGSLAPSDVSSAQDKDSDEFSVLGKKVPLVVAPAHKKANPSKPATLCSSESEEGEEEVILSEGIVEEYLAFDHRDVEEELHERKMGLSSGRKLGFPPVSPRSCLKDSVLTFVFDDVWSEVLVCMEELICRHWEGSASDDEKNIITVETLRADARSPLQLDPLPALLPRVPHTKVPSVTSNLCPKPRGGRKSKKRRKTPQVSVSQGLSSGSQHNLNGLMVIHGIQLHQRNLPVVEKTLDLDDKQPGSSSLLSTRTWPSRPLELSTSSLPRCTRRRNAPPRTLRPIGTPRSGDSCSRLLSAQEQLSSPSPLLLNRNQPLPPIATSTGAERGSTAGAQKQTKPRGNSSRAHSVTTQEDTQQQLQEQLSLPDPFSRPNTTSTSSPHPQHRRSCTVIDYSNQSWTRRGSTSSGVPPRGSVKAHGRSGSGTKSKQRH from the exons ATGATATCGCGATACGCGCGGAGAGCGGTGCAGGC acaaggACTCCCAAAATATGCCTTGAAGCATCACCCACTGCCAGAGCCACAGGCTCAGATGTGCTCAGCCACACCCACGGCTGAAGACCTCGGCCACACCAG GGAGTTGGGAATCCACAAGGAATTGGATGATCATGGGGATCCACGGACTGCCAGTCAGGGTTGTGCTGACACCTCCACAGAAGACAGCTCAGTCTTCTCTTGGGGCTATGAC GAATTTGACCAAGCTGCCACACAGCAAGTTCAGCAGATGTTCAGACAAATTGATGAGCTTCTGTATGAGCAGAAAGAAGATGTTCATCTTGAGGGACTGCGGGAAGAATGCCACCAGTGGTCCTCCAGCTTTCCTCATCTCAG GGTGCTGGGGAAGCAGGTGGTGATGCCCACAGATGAAGGGTACGGATGGTACTCGAGCTCCCCCTCGGGCAGTTTGGCTCCCTCAGATGTAAGCTCAGCACAGGACAAGGACTCTGATGA ATTTAGTGTTTTGGGCAAGAAGGTGCCTCTTGTTGTTGCTCCTGCTCACAAAAAGGCCAATCCTTCCAAGCCTGCCACCTTGTGTTCCTCAGAGAGTgaagaaggggaggaggaagtcATTCTCTCTGAAGGCATAGTGGAGGAATATTTGGCATTTGACCACAGAGATGT ggaggaggagctgcatgAGAGGAAAATGGGACTGTCCTCTGGCAGGAAATTGGGATTTCCTCCTGTGTCTCCCCGTTCCTGCCTGAAGGATTCCGTGCTCACGTTTGTGTTTGATGATGTGTGGAGTGAAGTCCTGGTCTGCATGGAAGAATTGAtctgcaggcactgggaagGGTCAGCCTCTG ATGATGAGAAAAATATCATCACAGTAGAAACGCTCCGAGCAGACGCCAGGAGCCCATTGCAGTTGGATCCTCTGCCAGCACTGTTACCTCGGGTGCCACACACGAAGGTGCCCTCGGTGACATCAAATCTG TGCCCAAAACCCAGAGGTGGCCGCAAAAgcaaaaagaggagaaaaacaccTCAA gtgAGTGTCTCTCAAGGGTTGAGTAGTGGTTCTCAGCATAACCTGAATGGCTTGATGGTGATCCATGGGATCCAGTTACACCAAAGGAACCTGCCTGTAGTGGAGAAAACACT GGACCTGGACGACAAACAGCCAGGCTCGAGTTCCCTCCTGTCTACCCGGACGTGGCCAAGCCGTCCCCTGGAGCTCAGCACGTCGTCCCTGCCCCGCTGCACCAGGAGGAGGAACGCCCCGCCACGCACCCTGCGCCCCATCGGGACCCCGCGCTCCGGGGACAGCTGCAGCCGCCT CCTGAgtgcacaggagcagctgagctcaccctccccactgctgctgaacAGAAATCAGCCCCTGCCACCCATTGCCACCAGCACCGGGGCAGAGCGTGGGAGCACCGCAGGAGCCCAGAAGCAAACG AAACCTCGGGGGAACTCGAGCCGTGCTCACAGTGTCACGACACAAGAGGacactcagcagcagctccaggagcagctgtccTTACCTGATCCCTTCTCCAGGCCTAACACAACCAGCACATCCTCG ccccatccccagcaccGCCGTTCTTGCACTGTTATTGATTACAGTAATCAATCCTGGACAAGGAGAGGATCCACAAGTTCAG GTGTTCCACCACGTGGCTCTGTGAAAGCCCACGGCCGAAGTGGATCAGGCACAAAGAGCAAACAGAGGCACTGA
- the FAM149B1 gene encoding primary cilium assembly protein FAM149B1 isoform X3 — translation MISRYARRAVQAQGLPKYALKHHPLPEPQAQMCSATPTAEDLGHTRELGIHKELDDHGDPRTASQGCADTSTEDSSVFSWGYDEFDQAATQQVQQMFRQIDELLYEQKEDVHLEGLREECHQWSSSFPHLRVLGKQVVMPTDEGYGWYSSSPSGSLAPSDVSSAQDKDSDEFSVLGKKVPLVVAPAHKKANPSKPATLCSSESEEGEEEVILSEGIVEEYLAFDHRDVEEELHERKMGLSSGRKLGFPPVSPRSCLKDSVLTFVFDDVWSEVLVCMEELICRHWEGSASDDEKNIITVETLRADARSPLQLDPLPALLPRVPHTKVPSVTSNLCPKPRGGRKSKKRRKTPQVSVSQGLSSGSQHNLNGLMVIHGIQLHQRNLPVVEKTLDLDDKQPGSSSLLSTRTWPSRPLELSTSSLPRCTRRRNAPPRTLRPIGTPRSGDSCSRLCVPRAASPCSLSAQEQLSSPSPLLLNRNQPLPPIATSTGAERGSTAGAQKQTKPRGNSSRAHSVTTQEDTQQQLQEQLSLPDPFSRPNTTSTSSPHPQHRRSCTVIDYSNQSWTRRGSTSSGVPPRGSVKAHGRSGSGTKSKQRH, via the exons ATGATATCGCGATACGCGCGGAGAGCGGTGCAGGC acaaggACTCCCAAAATATGCCTTGAAGCATCACCCACTGCCAGAGCCACAGGCTCAGATGTGCTCAGCCACACCCACGGCTGAAGACCTCGGCCACACCAG GGAGTTGGGAATCCACAAGGAATTGGATGATCATGGGGATCCACGGACTGCCAGTCAGGGTTGTGCTGACACCTCCACAGAAGACAGCTCAGTCTTCTCTTGGGGCTATGAC GAATTTGACCAAGCTGCCACACAGCAAGTTCAGCAGATGTTCAGACAAATTGATGAGCTTCTGTATGAGCAGAAAGAAGATGTTCATCTTGAGGGACTGCGGGAAGAATGCCACCAGTGGTCCTCCAGCTTTCCTCATCTCAG GGTGCTGGGGAAGCAGGTGGTGATGCCCACAGATGAAGGGTACGGATGGTACTCGAGCTCCCCCTCGGGCAGTTTGGCTCCCTCAGATGTAAGCTCAGCACAGGACAAGGACTCTGATGA ATTTAGTGTTTTGGGCAAGAAGGTGCCTCTTGTTGTTGCTCCTGCTCACAAAAAGGCCAATCCTTCCAAGCCTGCCACCTTGTGTTCCTCAGAGAGTgaagaaggggaggaggaagtcATTCTCTCTGAAGGCATAGTGGAGGAATATTTGGCATTTGACCACAGAGATGT ggaggaggagctgcatgAGAGGAAAATGGGACTGTCCTCTGGCAGGAAATTGGGATTTCCTCCTGTGTCTCCCCGTTCCTGCCTGAAGGATTCCGTGCTCACGTTTGTGTTTGATGATGTGTGGAGTGAAGTCCTGGTCTGCATGGAAGAATTGAtctgcaggcactgggaagGGTCAGCCTCTG ATGATGAGAAAAATATCATCACAGTAGAAACGCTCCGAGCAGACGCCAGGAGCCCATTGCAGTTGGATCCTCTGCCAGCACTGTTACCTCGGGTGCCACACACGAAGGTGCCCTCGGTGACATCAAATCTG TGCCCAAAACCCAGAGGTGGCCGCAAAAgcaaaaagaggagaaaaacaccTCAA gtgAGTGTCTCTCAAGGGTTGAGTAGTGGTTCTCAGCATAACCTGAATGGCTTGATGGTGATCCATGGGATCCAGTTACACCAAAGGAACCTGCCTGTAGTGGAGAAAACACT GGACCTGGACGACAAACAGCCAGGCTCGAGTTCCCTCCTGTCTACCCGGACGTGGCCAAGCCGTCCCCTGGAGCTCAGCACGTCGTCCCTGCCCCGCTGCACCAGGAGGAGGAACGCCCCGCCACGCACCCTGCGCCCCATCGGGACCCCGCGCTCCGGGGACAGCTGCAGCCGCCTGTGCgtccccagagcagcctctccctgcag CCTGAgtgcacaggagcagctgagctcaccctccccactgctgctgaacAGAAATCAGCCCCTGCCACCCATTGCCACCAGCACCGGGGCAGAGCGTGGGAGCACCGCAGGAGCCCAGAAGCAAACG AAACCTCGGGGGAACTCGAGCCGTGCTCACAGTGTCACGACACAAGAGGacactcagcagcagctccaggagcagctgtccTTACCTGATCCCTTCTCCAGGCCTAACACAACCAGCACATCCTCG ccccatccccagcaccGCCGTTCTTGCACTGTTATTGATTACAGTAATCAATCCTGGACAAGGAGAGGATCCACAAGTTCAG GTGTTCCACCACGTGGCTCTGTGAAAGCCCACGGCCGAAGTGGATCAGGCACAAAGAGCAAACAGAGGCACTGA
- the DNAJC9 gene encoding dnaJ homolog subfamily C member 9, producing MALPQQCEAAFGTSDLYGVLGVRRGASPQEIRRGYHRASLRLHPDRVPAEQKEEATRRFQILGKVYAVLSDEKQRVVYDETGMVDEDAEALQDGRDWLQYWQLLFKVTVKDIEDFQKSYKNSEEERADVKAAYVNFKGDMDRIMESVMCVDYTDEPRIREMIEQAIDSGEVPSFKAFVKESKQKMMSRRRRAEKEAKEAKKTKDELGLSGENDLQALIKSRSRDREKQMDNFFAQLEEKYGNSAKKGGKKTSAKKRKAEGTA from the exons ATGGCGCTGCCGCAGCAGTGCGAGGCCGCCTTCGGCACCTCGGACCTGTACGGCGTGCTGGGCGTGCGGCGCGGCGCGTCCCCGCAGGAGATCCGCCGCGGCTACCACCGCGCCTCGCTGCGCCTGCACCCCGACCGCGTCCCGGCCGAGCAGAAGGAGGAGGCCACGCGCCGCTTCCAG ATCCTGGGCAAGGTGTACGCGGTGCTGAGCGACGAGAAGCAGCGCGTAGTGTACGATGAGACGGGCATGGTGGACGAGGACGCCGAGGCGCTGCAGGACGGGCGGGACTGGCTGCAGTACTGGCAGCTGCTCTTCAAG GTCACCGTGAAAGACATCGAAGACTTCCAGAAGAGCTACAAAAACTCGGAGGAAGAGCGGGCTGATGTGAAGGCAGCATACGTGAATTTCAAGGGTGACATGGATCGGATCATGGAGTCTGTGATGTGTGTGGACTACACGGATGAGCCCAGGATACGGGAAATGATCGAGCAAGCCATCGACTCCGGGGAGGTCCCGTCCTTCAAGGCTTTTGTAAAGGAGTCAAAGCAGAAGATGATGTCCAGAAGACGGCGG GCAGAAAAAGAAGCTAAAGAGGCAAAAAAGACTAAAGATGAACTGGGCCTTAGTGGAGAAAATGACTTGCAAGCGCTGATAAAA agccGAAGCAGAGATCGAGAAAAGCAAATGGATAACTTTTTCGCCCAGCTGGAAGAAAAGTATGGGAACAGCGctaagaaaggaggaaagaagacCTCAGCcaagaaaagaaaggcagaaggaaCAGCGTAG
- the FAM149B1 gene encoding primary cilium assembly protein FAM149B1 isoform X4, whose product MVPGFPGFLSTGPARRRCDNAIKSLQGLPKYALKHHPLPEPQAQMCSATPTAEDLGHTRELGIHKELDDHGDPRTASQGCADTSTEDSSVFSWGYDEFDQAATQQVQQMFRQIDELLYEQKEDVHLEGLREECHQWSSSFPHLRVLGKQVVMPTDEGYGWYSSSPSGSLAPSDVSSAQDKDSDEFSVLGKKVPLVVAPAHKKANPSKPATLCSSESEEGEEEVILSEGIVEEYLAFDHRDVEEELHERKMGLSSGRKLGFPPVSPRSCLKDSVLTFVFDDVWSEVLVCMEELICRHWEGSASDDEKNIITVETLRADARSPLQLDPLPALLPRVPHTKVPSVTSNLVSVSQGLSSGSQHNLNGLMVIHGIQLHQRNLPVVEKTLDLDDKQPGSSSLLSTRTWPSRPLELSTSSLPRCTRRRNAPPRTLRPIGTPRSGDSCSRLCVPRAASPCSLSAQEQLSSPSPLLLNRNQPLPPIATSTGAERGSTAGAQKQTKPRGNSSRAHSVTTQEDTQQQLQEQLSLPDPFSRPNTTSTSSPHPQHRRSCTVIDYSNQSWTRRGSTSSGVPPRGSVKAHGRSGSGTKSKQRH is encoded by the exons ATGGTTCCCGGATTCCCGGGGTTCCTGAGCACCGGTCCCGCCAGACGCCGGTGTGACAACGCGATTAAATCCCT acaaggACTCCCAAAATATGCCTTGAAGCATCACCCACTGCCAGAGCCACAGGCTCAGATGTGCTCAGCCACACCCACGGCTGAAGACCTCGGCCACACCAG GGAGTTGGGAATCCACAAGGAATTGGATGATCATGGGGATCCACGGACTGCCAGTCAGGGTTGTGCTGACACCTCCACAGAAGACAGCTCAGTCTTCTCTTGGGGCTATGAC GAATTTGACCAAGCTGCCACACAGCAAGTTCAGCAGATGTTCAGACAAATTGATGAGCTTCTGTATGAGCAGAAAGAAGATGTTCATCTTGAGGGACTGCGGGAAGAATGCCACCAGTGGTCCTCCAGCTTTCCTCATCTCAG GGTGCTGGGGAAGCAGGTGGTGATGCCCACAGATGAAGGGTACGGATGGTACTCGAGCTCCCCCTCGGGCAGTTTGGCTCCCTCAGATGTAAGCTCAGCACAGGACAAGGACTCTGATGA ATTTAGTGTTTTGGGCAAGAAGGTGCCTCTTGTTGTTGCTCCTGCTCACAAAAAGGCCAATCCTTCCAAGCCTGCCACCTTGTGTTCCTCAGAGAGTgaagaaggggaggaggaagtcATTCTCTCTGAAGGCATAGTGGAGGAATATTTGGCATTTGACCACAGAGATGT ggaggaggagctgcatgAGAGGAAAATGGGACTGTCCTCTGGCAGGAAATTGGGATTTCCTCCTGTGTCTCCCCGTTCCTGCCTGAAGGATTCCGTGCTCACGTTTGTGTTTGATGATGTGTGGAGTGAAGTCCTGGTCTGCATGGAAGAATTGAtctgcaggcactgggaagGGTCAGCCTCTG ATGATGAGAAAAATATCATCACAGTAGAAACGCTCCGAGCAGACGCCAGGAGCCCATTGCAGTTGGATCCTCTGCCAGCACTGTTACCTCGGGTGCCACACACGAAGGTGCCCTCGGTGACATCAAATCTG gtgAGTGTCTCTCAAGGGTTGAGTAGTGGTTCTCAGCATAACCTGAATGGCTTGATGGTGATCCATGGGATCCAGTTACACCAAAGGAACCTGCCTGTAGTGGAGAAAACACT GGACCTGGACGACAAACAGCCAGGCTCGAGTTCCCTCCTGTCTACCCGGACGTGGCCAAGCCGTCCCCTGGAGCTCAGCACGTCGTCCCTGCCCCGCTGCACCAGGAGGAGGAACGCCCCGCCACGCACCCTGCGCCCCATCGGGACCCCGCGCTCCGGGGACAGCTGCAGCCGCCTGTGCgtccccagagcagcctctccctgcag CCTGAgtgcacaggagcagctgagctcaccctccccactgctgctgaacAGAAATCAGCCCCTGCCACCCATTGCCACCAGCACCGGGGCAGAGCGTGGGAGCACCGCAGGAGCCCAGAAGCAAACG AAACCTCGGGGGAACTCGAGCCGTGCTCACAGTGTCACGACACAAGAGGacactcagcagcagctccaggagcagctgtccTTACCTGATCCCTTCTCCAGGCCTAACACAACCAGCACATCCTCG ccccatccccagcaccGCCGTTCTTGCACTGTTATTGATTACAGTAATCAATCCTGGACAAGGAGAGGATCCACAAGTTCAG GTGTTCCACCACGTGGCTCTGTGAAAGCCCACGGCCGAAGTGGATCAGGCACAAAGAGCAAACAGAGGCACTGA